ATGAGGTAAAGGTAGGCGTGGTATCCTTTGTTCCTAATCCAAAGGCTATGGATGACGGAGAAAATGAAGGTTTTGTAAGGCTTGTGGTAAGTGAGGATGGAAATATATTGGGTTGTCATATACTTGGTCCACATGCGGGAGAGCTTCTCCACCAAGTATTGCACCTTATGAAGGCAGACCTTGGAGTGGACTTTCTTTCAAAAGCCATGTATTCTCATCCCTCTCTCTCAGAGTCCATAGTTCAAGCAGGCATGGAAGTGCACTTTGGACCCATAACCTGGGCAAAGAGGCATTAGAGTTCTGCCAAGATATCGCTTACTATTAACTTTCCTTCCTCTAACTTTACCTCCTTAACCAGTGCAGACACGAAGGGTATGTAGAGTTTTCCTTCGTCTATCTCCAAAAGGTCATAGGGCTTTTGCTCCACAACTCCTGAAACTTTTCCCATATACCTTCCACCTTCTGTAAAGACCTCTAAACCCTCAAGCTCAAAGTAATAGTATTCTCCCTTTCTTCTCTTGGGAAGCTCCCCCTTAGGTAGAAAAATCTTTGCTCCACTAAAGGACTCTACTTCCTCAAGCTTTTTAAAACCCTCAAACTTTAAGATTAAATAGTCCTTTCCATGTGGTTTTGAGTATTCCACAACAAAAGGCACGTAATCCCCACCTTTACGTTTTAGAAAGACCCTTTTTATCTTTGACCAATGCTTCTTGTCTAAATATGCCTGCACTTTTAGTTCACCTCTGAGCCCGTATGTGTCAAGCACCCTACCTATTACCACATATTGATTTTCCTCATTGATGGTTTCTTCCTTTCGCATACTTTATAGTCTACATAACTTTTCAAAGGAGGTAAAAGATGGCAATGCCTACCCGTGAAGAGATAGAAGCGGTTCTTGACGAAATAAGACCAGCCCTCAGGTTTGATGGCGGAGATGTGGAGTTAGTAGACATAAAAGAGGATGGCACTGTACTTGTAAGAATGATAGGAGCATGCTCAGGCTGTGGCATGTCTGTGCTTACCCTAAAAGCGGGTATAGAAAGGGCTCTCAAAAACAAGTTCCCTGAAATAAAAGAGGTCAAGGACGTAAACATGGATATTCCTATGACCTTTGGATTTTAGGCTGGTTTTATGTTCATAACCCTTATACCAAGCTCTTGTAGAGCGTCCAAAAATTCTCTAAACTTGTATATTCTCTTATCGCACAAAACTATAGTTCCACTATCCTCCTTACTTCTCATTAGCCTACCTATGCCCTGTCTAAACTTTATGAGAGCCTTTCTTTTTTGATACTCAAAAGGGTCAAGTCCCACAGACTTTAGAAACCTTATTCTATGAAAGGTTATAGGTTCCTCTGGACTTTCAAAGGGTAGCTTTGCCATAAGTATGCCCTTTTCACCCTTCACATCAACACCAAACCAAAGGCTATCGAGCCCCACAAGAGCCTTTATCCTTCCAGACCTTAGCTTTTCAAGAAGCCCAGACAAAGGCTCATCTCCCTGAAAGGCTATATCTTTTTCCTTTTCAAAAAGTTTTATGTGCTCTTTGTTAGTTAAAAGCACCAGAAGTTTATCGTATAGGCTTCTAAGATACTTATAGGCATCCTTTAAGCACTGCTCCCACTCTTCCCTTCTTCTTGGGTCTACCAAGTATACGAGAAAATTAACCTTCTCGTAAGGAAAGGAATGCTCAAGGTCGTAATATTCACCCTTTATTCCCAAGGTTTGATTTAGGTCCTCTGGGTCAACGGTTGCTGAGGTAACTATGATAGCCTTGTAGCCCGTCCAATCCACATGACCTGCAGGAAAAACAGGAAAAGCGGAAAGCCAATAGTTAAAGGTCTGAAGTCTTCTGCTAAAGCGTCTACCTACAAGATATCCTATTCCCGGTGGGTCTTCCTTCATGATTTTGTAGAAATCTCTAATCTTGTTTAACCTCCTTGTTAAAAGCTCGTAGTTTCTTATTTTCTTTATCCATTTTTCCTCTTCCTCACTGGGTGCCTCATAGTTTGCCTTTAATTCCAAATACCTTTCCCAATCAAGAATACCGCTTTTAAGCATATACTCCTTTAAAGTCATGCTTACAAACATTTTCTCTGTGACAAAGTTTGTCAGCTGTGATATGAGGTTTTCTCTTATGGTTTTGTGAAAATAGAGAAGTGGTCTAAGGATATGGGTTTCAAAATCTTCCGCATAGGGTTTTAGACTTTCAAGGGCAAGCTCTTCCTTCTGCTCTTTGAAAAGTCCTTCAAAGTGTTTTATGAAAAAGTCCTCTAATTCAAGCCTTGCGTCTTTGAGAAAGTCAAGGACCTTTCCCATTATGTCAACTCTTAAAGTGTAGAGAGATATCCCCCATGTAAGACTGCTGGTTATATACTTGTCAAGCTCATGGGCTTCGTCAAGGACGAGCACTCTTTCCTCTGGGTTTTCAAAATCCTTTAGGGTCAAAAGGGCGTGGTTTACCACAATTATGTCCGCTTGTCTTTCAAGCCTTTTTAGCCTTCCCCAATAGAAACAATCATGCCTATACTTGCAGGTTTGTCTGTAATGAGAGGTGCAGTAGTCATCATCCACACAAAGCATTTCTCTAAGCTCTGGCTCAAGTCTTACAAACTCAAAATCACCATCCCAACCACTCTCCAACAGAGATTCAATCTCCGCAGGTCTTCTCTCCACTGGCAGGTCGTAGAACCTGTCCAAGCACAGGTAGTTGCTTTTGCCTTTCAAGATAAGGTAGCTAATGTCCTTTCCGTAGATATAGGAGTAATAAGACCTAAGATTTTCAATATCCCTTCTTAGTTGCTCCTGAAGTAGCTTT
The Aquificaceae bacterium DNA segment above includes these coding regions:
- the rimM gene encoding ribosome maturation factor RimM (Essential for efficient processing of 16S rRNA); translated protein: MRKEETINEENQYVVIGRVLDTYGLRGELKVQAYLDKKHWSKIKRVFLKRKGGDYVPFVVEYSKPHGKDYLILKFEGFKKLEEVESFSGAKIFLPKGELPKRRKGEYYYFELEGLEVFTEGGRYMGKVSGVVEQKPYDLLEIDEGKLYIPFVSALVKEVKLEEGKLIVSDILAEL
- a CDS encoding NifU family protein, with product MAMPTREEIEAVLDEIRPALRFDGGDVELVDIKEDGTVLVRMIGACSGCGMSVLTLKAGIERALKNKFPEIKEVKDVNMDIPMTFGF
- a CDS encoding ATP-dependent DNA helicase: MALEVYEFLLKKGLERRRAQEKFFNIVLSAIEEGNNCVKIIQAPTGTGKTYGYLIPLMEREQKAIISTGTKLLQEQLRRDIENLRSYYSYIYGKDISYLILKGKSNYLCLDRFYDLPVERRPAEIESLLESGWDGDFEFVRLEPELREMLCVDDDYCTSHYRQTCKYRHDCFYWGRLKRLERQADIIVVNHALLTLKDFENPEERVLVLDEAHELDKYITSSLTWGISLYTLRVDIMGKVLDFLKDARLELEDFFIKHFEGLFKEQKEELALESLKPYAEDFETHILRPLLYFHKTIRENLISQLTNFVTEKMFVSMTLKEYMLKSGILDWERYLELKANYEAPSEEEEKWIKKIRNYELLTRRLNKIRDFYKIMKEDPPGIGYLVGRRFSRRLQTFNYWLSAFPVFPAGHVDWTGYKAIIVTSATVDPEDLNQTLGIKGEYYDLEHSFPYEKVNFLVYLVDPRRREEWEQCLKDAYKYLRSLYDKLLVLLTNKEHIKLFEKEKDIAFQGDEPLSGLLEKLRSGRIKALVGLDSLWFGVDVKGEKGILMAKLPFESPEEPITFHRIRFLKSVGLDPFEYQKRKALIKFRQGIGRLMRSKEDSGTIVLCDKRIYKFREFLDALQELGIRVMNIKPA